A window of the Phoenix dactylifera cultivar Barhee BC4 unplaced genomic scaffold, palm_55x_up_171113_PBpolish2nd_filt_p 000076F, whole genome shotgun sequence genome harbors these coding sequences:
- the LOC103723760 gene encoding zeta-carotene desaturase, chloroplastic/chromoplastic isoform X1, translated as MASASCPSICIPATSFGATKRELLRCSSKRWREEVVRWNPPMLRPMTVRASLDIKVSDMGVNAPKGLFPPEPEHYKGPKLKVAIIGAGLAGMSTAVELLDQGHEVDIYDTRTFIGGKVGSFVDKRGNHIEMGLHVFFGCYSNLFRLMKKVGADENLLAKDHTHTFVNKWGEIGELDFRFPLGAPIHGIRAFLLTNQLKPYDKARNAVALALSPVVRALVDPNGAMQDIRNLDNISFTDWFLSKGGTRKSIERMWDPVAYALGFIDCDNISARCMLTIFCLFATKTEASLLRMLKGSPDVYLSGPIRKYIEDKGGRFHLRWGCREILYEKSQDGGTYVTGIAVSKATNKKIVKADAYVAACDVPGIKRLIPSQWRELDQFDNLYKLVGVPVVTVQLRYNGWVTELQDLERSRQLKRAAGLDNLLYTPDADFSCFADLALTSPEDYYIEGQGSLIQAVLTPGDPYMPLPNDAIISKVQKQVLELFPSSQGLEVLWSSVVKIGQSLYREAPGNDPFRPDQKTPVENFFLAGSYTKQDYIDSMEGATLSGRQAAAYICSAGEHLAALQKKLASNESEGTLRDSNAADELSLV; from the exons ATGGCATCGGCTTCTTGTCCTTCTATCTGTATTCCTGCAACCTCCTTTGGTGCTACCAAGCGCGAGCTCCTCCGATGCTCCTCAAAGCGTTGGCGGGAGGAGGTGGTGAGGTGGAATCCGCCTATGCTGCGGCCGATGACGGTCCGTGCTTCTCTCGACATCAAGGTGTCTGATATGGGTGTCAATG CTCCAAAAGGGTTGTTTCCACCAGAACCTGAGCACTACAAGGGGCCGAAGCTTAAAGTAGCCATTATTGGAGCTGGGCTTGCTGGCATGTCAACTGCAGTTGAACTTTTGGATCAGGGGCATGAG GTTGACATATATGACACTCGAACTTTTATTGGTGGCAAAGTGGGTTCTTTCGTGGACAAACGTGGAAACCATATCGAGATGGGTCTTCATGTATTTTTTGGTTGCTATAGCAATCTTTTTCGACtcatgaaaaag GTTGGTGCTGATGAAAATTTATTGGCGAAGGACCACACTCACACGTTTGTAAATAAATGGGGTGAAATTGGTG AACTTGATTTTCGATTTCCATTGGGGGCACCAATACATGGTATACGAGCATTTCTATTGACGAATCAACTGAAG CCTTATGATAAAGCGAGGAATGCTGTAGCTCTTGCCTTAAGCCCAGTCGTTCGGGCACTTGTGGATCCAAATGGTGCAATGCAGGACATACGGAACTTAGATAAT ATTAGCTTCACAGATTGGTTCTTGTCCAAAGGTGGAACCCGCAAGAGCATCGAAAGGATGTGGGATCCTGTTGCTTATGCCCTTGGATTTATTGACTGTGATAATATCAGTGCCCGTTGTATGCTCACCATATTTTGTCTGTTTGCCACTAAGACAGAGGCTTCTCTTTTGCGTATGCTGAAGGGTTCTCCTGATGTTTACTTAAGTGGCCCTATAAGAAAGTATATTGAAGACAAAGGTGGACG ATTTCACTTGCGATGGGGCTGCAGAGAGATACTTTATGAGAAATCCCAGGATGGAGGCACATATGTCACAGGAATTGCGGTGTCTAAG GccacaaataaaaaaattgtgaaAGCTGATGCTTATGTCGCAG CATGTGACGTCCCTGGAATTAAGAGACTGATTCCATCTCAGTGGAGGGAATTGGATCAGTTTGACAATTTGTATAAACTAGTTGGAGTTCCAGTTGTGACTGTTCAACTTAGGTATAATGGCTGGGTGACAGAGCTACAAGATCTGGAGAGATCAAG GCAACTGAAACGAGCTGCAGGATTGGATAATCTTCTTTATACTCCAGATGCAGACTTTTCCTGTTTTGCAGACCTGGCGCTCACATCACCAGAAGATTATTACATAGAAGGACAGGGTTCCCTAATCCA GGCTGTACTTACACCTGGCGATCCATACATGCCTTTGCCAAATGATGCTATCATAAGCAAAGTCCAAAAGCAG GTACTTGAATTATTCCCCTCTTCTCAAGGTTTGGAAGTTCTGTGGTCTTCAGTGGTGAAAATTGGGCAATCCCTATATCGGGAGGCACCAGGAAATGATCCATTTAGACCTGATCAAAAGACGCCTGtggaaaatttctttcttgCTGGTTCCTACACTAAGCAG GACTACATTGACAGTATGGAAGGGGCGACTCTCTCTGGCAGACAAGCAGCCGCCTATATCTGCAGTGCTGGAGAGCACCTGGCAGCACTCCAGAAGAAGCTTGCATCCAATGAATCAGAAGGCACCCTGAGAGATTCGAACGCAGCAGATGAACTAAGTTTGGTTTGA
- the LOC103723759 gene encoding O-fucosyltransferase 36-like, giving the protein MERDRSSDSSSDEEEDRRTLVPQNEVKPWYPFSAFEIGDLPARIRRGFWTSKRYLFAICLPLVLILLFFSLDLGSLFHGVSIVRADYPGDRMRESELRALYLLRNQQLGLLKLWNQTLSAAHPGSEVSPSTPAVPSNSSNSTTSGKVVDLPRSFNSVSFEEFRSALLEQIKLNKQIQKTLLSTHRVGNTSSESSDNNVDFDLSGSGVDVCKKVERPAERRTIEWKPKKDRYLFAICLSGQMSNHLICLEKHMFFAALLGRTLVLPSSKVDYQYDRVLDIDHINKCFSRKVVITFEEFYEMKKNKMRIDRFICYIASPPCYLDEEHIKRLEKLGISLGKIEAAWPEDAKLKMQKKRVVEDIMPKFSSDDEVLAIGDMFYADVEEEWVMQPGGPLAHKCRTVIQPSRLVILTAQRFVQTFLGSNYIALHFRRHGFLKFCNVKKESCFYPIPQAAECILRVVERANAPVIYLSTDAADSETNLLQSMVVFNDKPVALVKRPDHTNAEKWDALLYRNHMGGDSQVEAMLDKTICALSNVFIGASGSTFTEDIIRLRKGWESASQCDEYLCQGELPNYIAELQ; this is encoded by the exons ATGGAGAGGGACCGTTCCTCCGACTCCTCCTCCGACGAGGAGGAGGACCGCCGGACCCTCGTCCCCCAGAACGAGGTGAAGCCGTGGTACCCGTTCTCCGCCTTCGAGATCGGTGACCTCCCTGCCCGGATCCGCCGCGGCTTCTGGACCAGCAAGCGCTACCTCTTCGCCATCTGCCTCCCCCTcgtcctcatcctcctcttcttctccctcgaCCTAGGCAGCCTCTTCCATGGCGTCTCCATCGTCCGGGCTGACTACCCCGGCGACCGGATGCGGGAGTCCGAGCTCCGGGCGCTCTATCTCCTCAGGAATCAGCAATTAGGGCTTCTAAAGCTCTGGAATCAGACCCTCTCTGCCGCTCATCCTGGATCCGAGGTCTCTCCTTCTACTCCTGCAGTTCCATCCAACAGTTCCAATTCTACCACTTCAGGTAAAGTCGTCGATCTGCCGCGGTCCTTCAATTCGGTCTCGTTCGAGGAGTTCAGATCGGCATTGCTAGAGCAGATCAAGCTCAATAAACAGATCCAAAAAACTCTTCTTTCCACGCATCGGGTCGGGAACACTTCCTCAGAGTCATCAGATAACAATGTGGACTTCGATCTATCTGGTTCTGGAGTTGATGTGTGTAAGAAAGTGGAGAGACCGGCGGAAAGAAGGACGATTGAGTGGAAACCAAAGAAAGATCGTTACTTGTTTGCGATATGTTTGTCTGGTCAGATGTCCAATCATTTGATCTGCTTGGAGAAGCACATGTTCTTTGCTGCACTTCTTGGCCGCACCCTGGTTTTGCCGAGCTCCAAAGTTGATTACCAGTATGACCGTGTCTTGGACATTGACCACATCAATAAGTGCTTTTCTAGAAAGGTTGTGATTACGTTTGAAGAATTTTATGaaatgaagaagaataagatgAGGATAGATAGGTTTATATGCTATATTGCTTCGCCGCCTTGTTATCTGGATGAGGAGCATATAAAGAGGTTGGAGAAGTTGGGAATTTCATTGGGCAAGATTGAAGCTGCTTGGCCTGAGGATGCCAAGTTGAAGATGCAAAAGAAGAGGGTTGTGGAAGATATCATGCCCAAATTCTCGTCTGACGATGAGGTTCTTGCTATTGGGGATATGTTCTATGCTGATGTGGAGGAAGAGTGGGTGATGCAGCCGGGTGGTCCGCTTGCTCACAAATGCAGGACGGTGATCCAACCGAGTCGGCTCGTTATTCTTACGGCACAGCGTTTTGTGCAAACGTTCTTGGGGAGTAACTATATAGCTCTGCATTTTCGTCGGCATGGATTCCTGAAATTCTG CAATGTGAAGAAAGAGAGTTGTTTTTATCCCATTCCCCAGGCAGCAGAGTGCATCCTACGGGTGGTTGAGAGAGCTAATGCCCCTGTGATTTATCTTTCTACTGATGCTGCTGATAGTGAAACAAATCTTCTACAGTCTATGGTTGTGTTTAATGACAAACCAGTCGCGCTGGTCAAGAGGCCAGATCATACTAATGCTGAGAAATGGGATGCCTTGTTATATCGAAATCACATGGGCGGAGATAGTCAG GTTGAGGCCATGCTGGATAAAACAATTTGTGCGTTGTCAAATGTTTTCATAGGGGCGTCAGGTTCAACTTTCACTGAAGATATTATTCGACTCCGGAAAGGCTGGGAATCTGCTTCCCAGTGTGATGAGTACCTTTGCCAGGGAGAGCTACCTAATTACATAGCAGAGCTGCAATGA
- the LOC103723760 gene encoding zeta-carotene desaturase, chloroplastic/chromoplastic isoform X2 produces the protein MSTAVELLDQGHEVDIYDTRTFIGGKVGSFVDKRGNHIEMGLHVFFGCYSNLFRLMKKVGADENLLAKDHTHTFVNKWGEIGELDFRFPLGAPIHGIRAFLLTNQLKPYDKARNAVALALSPVVRALVDPNGAMQDIRNLDNISFTDWFLSKGGTRKSIERMWDPVAYALGFIDCDNISARCMLTIFCLFATKTEASLLRMLKGSPDVYLSGPIRKYIEDKGGRFHLRWGCREILYEKSQDGGTYVTGIAVSKATNKKIVKADAYVAACDVPGIKRLIPSQWRELDQFDNLYKLVGVPVVTVQLRYNGWVTELQDLERSRQLKRAAGLDNLLYTPDADFSCFADLALTSPEDYYIEGQGSLIQAVLTPGDPYMPLPNDAIISKVQKQVLELFPSSQGLEVLWSSVVKIGQSLYREAPGNDPFRPDQKTPVENFFLAGSYTKQDYIDSMEGATLSGRQAAAYICSAGEHLAALQKKLASNESEGTLRDSNAADELSLV, from the exons ATGTCAACTGCAGTTGAACTTTTGGATCAGGGGCATGAG GTTGACATATATGACACTCGAACTTTTATTGGTGGCAAAGTGGGTTCTTTCGTGGACAAACGTGGAAACCATATCGAGATGGGTCTTCATGTATTTTTTGGTTGCTATAGCAATCTTTTTCGACtcatgaaaaag GTTGGTGCTGATGAAAATTTATTGGCGAAGGACCACACTCACACGTTTGTAAATAAATGGGGTGAAATTGGTG AACTTGATTTTCGATTTCCATTGGGGGCACCAATACATGGTATACGAGCATTTCTATTGACGAATCAACTGAAG CCTTATGATAAAGCGAGGAATGCTGTAGCTCTTGCCTTAAGCCCAGTCGTTCGGGCACTTGTGGATCCAAATGGTGCAATGCAGGACATACGGAACTTAGATAAT ATTAGCTTCACAGATTGGTTCTTGTCCAAAGGTGGAACCCGCAAGAGCATCGAAAGGATGTGGGATCCTGTTGCTTATGCCCTTGGATTTATTGACTGTGATAATATCAGTGCCCGTTGTATGCTCACCATATTTTGTCTGTTTGCCACTAAGACAGAGGCTTCTCTTTTGCGTATGCTGAAGGGTTCTCCTGATGTTTACTTAAGTGGCCCTATAAGAAAGTATATTGAAGACAAAGGTGGACG ATTTCACTTGCGATGGGGCTGCAGAGAGATACTTTATGAGAAATCCCAGGATGGAGGCACATATGTCACAGGAATTGCGGTGTCTAAG GccacaaataaaaaaattgtgaaAGCTGATGCTTATGTCGCAG CATGTGACGTCCCTGGAATTAAGAGACTGATTCCATCTCAGTGGAGGGAATTGGATCAGTTTGACAATTTGTATAAACTAGTTGGAGTTCCAGTTGTGACTGTTCAACTTAGGTATAATGGCTGGGTGACAGAGCTACAAGATCTGGAGAGATCAAG GCAACTGAAACGAGCTGCAGGATTGGATAATCTTCTTTATACTCCAGATGCAGACTTTTCCTGTTTTGCAGACCTGGCGCTCACATCACCAGAAGATTATTACATAGAAGGACAGGGTTCCCTAATCCA GGCTGTACTTACACCTGGCGATCCATACATGCCTTTGCCAAATGATGCTATCATAAGCAAAGTCCAAAAGCAG GTACTTGAATTATTCCCCTCTTCTCAAGGTTTGGAAGTTCTGTGGTCTTCAGTGGTGAAAATTGGGCAATCCCTATATCGGGAGGCACCAGGAAATGATCCATTTAGACCTGATCAAAAGACGCCTGtggaaaatttctttcttgCTGGTTCCTACACTAAGCAG GACTACATTGACAGTATGGAAGGGGCGACTCTCTCTGGCAGACAAGCAGCCGCCTATATCTGCAGTGCTGGAGAGCACCTGGCAGCACTCCAGAAGAAGCTTGCATCCAATGAATCAGAAGGCACCCTGAGAGATTCGAACGCAGCAGATGAACTAAGTTTGGTTTGA